The Linepithema humile isolate Giens D197 chromosome 2, Lhum_UNIL_v1.0, whole genome shotgun sequence genome has a segment encoding these proteins:
- the cue gene encoding protein cueball isoform X1, with protein MIIAETRHLLPSTLPLLLLPFILVVTTYARSWDLAVVIDNGGIDFFAKNGTLMNHANIEIAKELNGITYDYNTQTMYISDIDPNSNITVFNVFTKKNFTSTPLIKKDSEMHILGIAFDKSSNTLFWTDTKQNIIVKMSLNGESSTPIVMHQFTDASPRDIAIDACNRRIYWTNNNLQKPTIESSTLDGKDRTTIVNTGLYQPLALAIDHAEQKLYWSDDSQGNDFKIERSNLDGSEREVLIDSSHHQPAHLAVDNESVYWSDWIERAVWTIPKNGKGRITPVKFASYDPIHPAGIVTRDNEENNCAAIFSQMEKRTKFPEQRNEPLRTTTERSSDPAIVVTEKQSTIGMETQPTTGMGTEPTTRMETKSIHGTKIPPIKKETTDLTTECSNYCLNNGKRKTDGTCQCKLGFYGYFCEISHCYNYCLHGNTCTINSHGLPECKCKANFSGARCERNICDGYCLHDGECSVQNGKPYCDCKYSKGTRCEELSSIVQVANVTNRVESFSEAPCRCTDANRTAERIISAGLENSTILPIFVALTGLFLLTTVVLSYYVNKLRRRPRIKKRYVVGKGVTQLTSRPQIPDNQCEITIENCCNMNICETPCFEPKLRTEAPRSKKTKKEEKHSLLDNMDNSC; from the exons ATTTGGCCGTGGTTATCGACAACGGTGGAATCGACTTTTTTGCGAAGAACGGCACATTAATGAACCACGCTAATATCGAAATAGCTAAGGAATTGAATGGAATAACGTACGATTACAACACTCAAACGATGTATATATCTGACATTGATCCAAATAGCAACATAACTGTATTCAACGTTTTTACAAAGAAGAATTTCACATCAACTCCTCTAATTAAAA AAGACAGCGAGATGCACATCCTCGGGATCGCTTTCGACAAATCATCGAACACTTTGTTTTGGACCGACACTAAACAGAACATCATCGTGAAAATGTCGTTAAACGGTGAATCGAGTACGCCTATCGTTATGCATCAATTCACCGATGCCAGTCCACGCGACATTGCCATCGACGCGTGTAACAG ACGCATATACTGGACGAACAACAATCTCCAGAAGCCCACTATCGAGTCTTCTACACTCGACGGAAAGGATCGAACGACTATCGTCAATACCGGCCTATATCAACCGCTGGCATTAGCGATCGATCATGCGGAGCAGAAGTTGTACTGGAGCGACGACTCCCAGGGGAATGACTTCAAGATCGAGCGTAGCAACCTGGACGGCAGCGAGCGGGAGGTGCTGATCGACAGCAGCCACCATCAGCCGGCTCACCTGGCGGTGGACAATGAGTCGGTGTACTGGTCCGACTGGATAGAGAGGGCGGTATGGACTATCCCGAAGAACGGCAAGGGCCGAATCACACCAGTCAAGTTCGCGTCGTATGACCCTATTCATCCAGCCGGCATCGTTACGCGCGACAACGAAGAGAACAATTGCGCGGCGATCTTTTCGCAGATGGAGAAGAGGACGAAATTCCCGGAACAAAGGAACGAACCTCTTCGAACGACAACCGAGCGGTCTAGCGATCCAGCCATCGTCGTAACGGAGAAACAATCGACTATCGGAATGGAGACTCAGCCAACTACCGGAATGGGGACGGAGCCAACTACAAGAATGGAGACGAAATCAATTCACGGAACGAAGATACCACCTATCAAAAAGGAGACAACGGATTTGACCACCGAGTGCTCCAACTACTGCCTGAACAACGGCAAACGCAAAACAGATGGCACGTGCCAATGCAAGCTAGG GTTCTACGGATACTTTTGCGAAATTTCTCACTGCTACAATTACTGTCTTCACGGTAATACTTGCACTATAAACAGTCACGGACTGCCCGAGTGTAAATGTAAGGCTAACTTTAGTGGCGCCCGATGCGAAAGGAACATTTGCGACGGTTACTGTCTCCACGACGGTGAGTGCTCTGTCCAGAATGGAAAACCGTATTGCGACTGTAAATATTCCAAAGGAACCCGATGTGAGGAGCTGAGCAGCATCGTGCAGGTCGCGAACGTGACTAATCGCGTCGAGTCGTTCAGCGAAGCACCTTGCAG ATGCACGGACGCTAATCGAACGGCCGAAAGGATCATCAGTGCGGGCCTGGAAAACTCTACGATACTGCCAATATTCGTAGCCCTCACCGGACTGTTCCTGCTAACGACCGTCGTGCTCAGTTACTACGTGAACAAATTGCGAAGGCGGCCGCGCATTAAGAAGCGCTACGTGGTTGGTAAGGGCGTGACGCAGCTCACATCCCGGCCGCAGATACCGGATAATCAGTGCGAAATTACCATAGAGAATTGCTGCAACATGAATATCTGCGAAACT CCGTGTTTCGAACCGAAATTACGAACCGAGGCGCCAAGAAGCAAAAAGacgaaaaaagaagagaagcaTTCTCTGTTGGATAACATGGATAATTCGTGCTAG
- the cue gene encoding protein cueball isoform X2 produces the protein MRPASHTHPHLAVVIDNGGIDFFAKNGTLMNHANIEIAKELNGITYDYNTQTMYISDIDPNSNITVFNVFTKKNFTSTPLIKKDSEMHILGIAFDKSSNTLFWTDTKQNIIVKMSLNGESSTPIVMHQFTDASPRDIAIDACNRRIYWTNNNLQKPTIESSTLDGKDRTTIVNTGLYQPLALAIDHAEQKLYWSDDSQGNDFKIERSNLDGSEREVLIDSSHHQPAHLAVDNESVYWSDWIERAVWTIPKNGKGRITPVKFASYDPIHPAGIVTRDNEENNCAAIFSQMEKRTKFPEQRNEPLRTTTERSSDPAIVVTEKQSTIGMETQPTTGMGTEPTTRMETKSIHGTKIPPIKKETTDLTTECSNYCLNNGKRKTDGTCQCKLGFYGYFCEISHCYNYCLHGNTCTINSHGLPECKCKANFSGARCERNICDGYCLHDGECSVQNGKPYCDCKYSKGTRCEELSSIVQVANVTNRVESFSEAPCRCTDANRTAERIISAGLENSTILPIFVALTGLFLLTTVVLSYYVNKLRRRPRIKKRYVVGKGVTQLTSRPQIPDNQCEITIENCCNMNICETPCFEPKLRTEAPRSKKTKKEEKHSLLDNMDNSC, from the exons ATTTGGCCGTGGTTATCGACAACGGTGGAATCGACTTTTTTGCGAAGAACGGCACATTAATGAACCACGCTAATATCGAAATAGCTAAGGAATTGAATGGAATAACGTACGATTACAACACTCAAACGATGTATATATCTGACATTGATCCAAATAGCAACATAACTGTATTCAACGTTTTTACAAAGAAGAATTTCACATCAACTCCTCTAATTAAAA AAGACAGCGAGATGCACATCCTCGGGATCGCTTTCGACAAATCATCGAACACTTTGTTTTGGACCGACACTAAACAGAACATCATCGTGAAAATGTCGTTAAACGGTGAATCGAGTACGCCTATCGTTATGCATCAATTCACCGATGCCAGTCCACGCGACATTGCCATCGACGCGTGTAACAG ACGCATATACTGGACGAACAACAATCTCCAGAAGCCCACTATCGAGTCTTCTACACTCGACGGAAAGGATCGAACGACTATCGTCAATACCGGCCTATATCAACCGCTGGCATTAGCGATCGATCATGCGGAGCAGAAGTTGTACTGGAGCGACGACTCCCAGGGGAATGACTTCAAGATCGAGCGTAGCAACCTGGACGGCAGCGAGCGGGAGGTGCTGATCGACAGCAGCCACCATCAGCCGGCTCACCTGGCGGTGGACAATGAGTCGGTGTACTGGTCCGACTGGATAGAGAGGGCGGTATGGACTATCCCGAAGAACGGCAAGGGCCGAATCACACCAGTCAAGTTCGCGTCGTATGACCCTATTCATCCAGCCGGCATCGTTACGCGCGACAACGAAGAGAACAATTGCGCGGCGATCTTTTCGCAGATGGAGAAGAGGACGAAATTCCCGGAACAAAGGAACGAACCTCTTCGAACGACAACCGAGCGGTCTAGCGATCCAGCCATCGTCGTAACGGAGAAACAATCGACTATCGGAATGGAGACTCAGCCAACTACCGGAATGGGGACGGAGCCAACTACAAGAATGGAGACGAAATCAATTCACGGAACGAAGATACCACCTATCAAAAAGGAGACAACGGATTTGACCACCGAGTGCTCCAACTACTGCCTGAACAACGGCAAACGCAAAACAGATGGCACGTGCCAATGCAAGCTAGG GTTCTACGGATACTTTTGCGAAATTTCTCACTGCTACAATTACTGTCTTCACGGTAATACTTGCACTATAAACAGTCACGGACTGCCCGAGTGTAAATGTAAGGCTAACTTTAGTGGCGCCCGATGCGAAAGGAACATTTGCGACGGTTACTGTCTCCACGACGGTGAGTGCTCTGTCCAGAATGGAAAACCGTATTGCGACTGTAAATATTCCAAAGGAACCCGATGTGAGGAGCTGAGCAGCATCGTGCAGGTCGCGAACGTGACTAATCGCGTCGAGTCGTTCAGCGAAGCACCTTGCAG ATGCACGGACGCTAATCGAACGGCCGAAAGGATCATCAGTGCGGGCCTGGAAAACTCTACGATACTGCCAATATTCGTAGCCCTCACCGGACTGTTCCTGCTAACGACCGTCGTGCTCAGTTACTACGTGAACAAATTGCGAAGGCGGCCGCGCATTAAGAAGCGCTACGTGGTTGGTAAGGGCGTGACGCAGCTCACATCCCGGCCGCAGATACCGGATAATCAGTGCGAAATTACCATAGAGAATTGCTGCAACATGAATATCTGCGAAACT CCGTGTTTCGAACCGAAATTACGAACCGAGGCGCCAAGAAGCAAAAAGacgaaaaaagaagagaagcaTTCTCTGTTGGATAACATGGATAATTCGTGCTAG
- the cue gene encoding protein cueball isoform X3, with translation MNHANIEIAKELNGITYDYNTQTMYISDIDPNSNITVFNVFTKKNFTSTPLIKKDSEMHILGIAFDKSSNTLFWTDTKQNIIVKMSLNGESSTPIVMHQFTDASPRDIAIDACNRRIYWTNNNLQKPTIESSTLDGKDRTTIVNTGLYQPLALAIDHAEQKLYWSDDSQGNDFKIERSNLDGSEREVLIDSSHHQPAHLAVDNESVYWSDWIERAVWTIPKNGKGRITPVKFASYDPIHPAGIVTRDNEENNCAAIFSQMEKRTKFPEQRNEPLRTTTERSSDPAIVVTEKQSTIGMETQPTTGMGTEPTTRMETKSIHGTKIPPIKKETTDLTTECSNYCLNNGKRKTDGTCQCKLGFYGYFCEISHCYNYCLHGNTCTINSHGLPECKCKANFSGARCERNICDGYCLHDGECSVQNGKPYCDCKYSKGTRCEELSSIVQVANVTNRVESFSEAPCRCTDANRTAERIISAGLENSTILPIFVALTGLFLLTTVVLSYYVNKLRRRPRIKKRYVVGKGVTQLTSRPQIPDNQCEITIENCCNMNICETPCFEPKLRTEAPRSKKTKKEEKHSLLDNMDNSC, from the exons ATGAACCACGCTAATATCGAAATAGCTAAGGAATTGAATGGAATAACGTACGATTACAACACTCAAACGATGTATATATCTGACATTGATCCAAATAGCAACATAACTGTATTCAACGTTTTTACAAAGAAGAATTTCACATCAACTCCTCTAATTAAAA AAGACAGCGAGATGCACATCCTCGGGATCGCTTTCGACAAATCATCGAACACTTTGTTTTGGACCGACACTAAACAGAACATCATCGTGAAAATGTCGTTAAACGGTGAATCGAGTACGCCTATCGTTATGCATCAATTCACCGATGCCAGTCCACGCGACATTGCCATCGACGCGTGTAACAG ACGCATATACTGGACGAACAACAATCTCCAGAAGCCCACTATCGAGTCTTCTACACTCGACGGAAAGGATCGAACGACTATCGTCAATACCGGCCTATATCAACCGCTGGCATTAGCGATCGATCATGCGGAGCAGAAGTTGTACTGGAGCGACGACTCCCAGGGGAATGACTTCAAGATCGAGCGTAGCAACCTGGACGGCAGCGAGCGGGAGGTGCTGATCGACAGCAGCCACCATCAGCCGGCTCACCTGGCGGTGGACAATGAGTCGGTGTACTGGTCCGACTGGATAGAGAGGGCGGTATGGACTATCCCGAAGAACGGCAAGGGCCGAATCACACCAGTCAAGTTCGCGTCGTATGACCCTATTCATCCAGCCGGCATCGTTACGCGCGACAACGAAGAGAACAATTGCGCGGCGATCTTTTCGCAGATGGAGAAGAGGACGAAATTCCCGGAACAAAGGAACGAACCTCTTCGAACGACAACCGAGCGGTCTAGCGATCCAGCCATCGTCGTAACGGAGAAACAATCGACTATCGGAATGGAGACTCAGCCAACTACCGGAATGGGGACGGAGCCAACTACAAGAATGGAGACGAAATCAATTCACGGAACGAAGATACCACCTATCAAAAAGGAGACAACGGATTTGACCACCGAGTGCTCCAACTACTGCCTGAACAACGGCAAACGCAAAACAGATGGCACGTGCCAATGCAAGCTAGG GTTCTACGGATACTTTTGCGAAATTTCTCACTGCTACAATTACTGTCTTCACGGTAATACTTGCACTATAAACAGTCACGGACTGCCCGAGTGTAAATGTAAGGCTAACTTTAGTGGCGCCCGATGCGAAAGGAACATTTGCGACGGTTACTGTCTCCACGACGGTGAGTGCTCTGTCCAGAATGGAAAACCGTATTGCGACTGTAAATATTCCAAAGGAACCCGATGTGAGGAGCTGAGCAGCATCGTGCAGGTCGCGAACGTGACTAATCGCGTCGAGTCGTTCAGCGAAGCACCTTGCAG ATGCACGGACGCTAATCGAACGGCCGAAAGGATCATCAGTGCGGGCCTGGAAAACTCTACGATACTGCCAATATTCGTAGCCCTCACCGGACTGTTCCTGCTAACGACCGTCGTGCTCAGTTACTACGTGAACAAATTGCGAAGGCGGCCGCGCATTAAGAAGCGCTACGTGGTTGGTAAGGGCGTGACGCAGCTCACATCCCGGCCGCAGATACCGGATAATCAGTGCGAAATTACCATAGAGAATTGCTGCAACATGAATATCTGCGAAACT CCGTGTTTCGAACCGAAATTACGAACCGAGGCGCCAAGAAGCAAAAAGacgaaaaaagaagagaagcaTTCTCTGTTGGATAACATGGATAATTCGTGCTAG